Proteins from one Pseudomonas grandcourensis genomic window:
- a CDS encoding DUF2388 domain-containing protein, with protein MRFPSGFLIAPVFLTLGYCGSAHAYDAFNLSTQGIVASGYATSLVTSAPFDHKLLLAAHDDAAAFIASDGQLRGARLESALRYLRRTQAKLHASDLELAQAILVQ; from the coding sequence ATGCGTTTCCCTTCAGGTTTCTTGATCGCTCCAGTCTTTCTTACCCTTGGTTACTGCGGATCGGCCCACGCTTATGACGCCTTCAACCTGTCCACCCAAGGCATCGTTGCCAGCGGTTACGCCACAAGTTTGGTGACCTCCGCCCCCTTCGACCATAAACTGCTGCTCGCTGCCCATGATGACGCCGCGGCATTTATTGCCAGTGACGGCCAACTGAGAGGCGCACGACTGGAGTCGGCCCTGCGGTATCTGCGCCGAACCCAGGCAAAACTTCATGCCAGCGACCTTGAACTGGCACAAGCAATTCTCGTCCAATAG